In the Euphorbia lathyris chromosome 5, ddEupLath1.1, whole genome shotgun sequence genome, one interval contains:
- the LOC136230082 gene encoding high affinity nitrate transporter 2.5-like, with translation MSSQKMENSRTETEDKQFDLPVDSEHKATEFRLFSKSPPHMRAFHLSWVSFFACFVSTFAAPPLLPIIRDNLNLTATDIGNAGIASVSGAVLARVAMGTACDLFGPRLASASLILLTAPAVYFTSIVSSPISFLLVRFFTGFSLATFVSTQFWMSSMFSAPVVGTANGVAGGWGNLGGGATQLIMPLVFSLIRDIGAAKFTAWRISFFIPALFQTLSAFAVLMFGKDLPDGNFARLEKSGDKHKDKFSNIFYHGLKNYRGWILALSYGYCFGVELTIDNIIAEYFYDRFNLKLHTAGIIAASFGLANIISRPGGGIISDMVGKKYGMRGRLWALWIVQTLGGVFCIILGRMSSLSGSVVTMIVFSFLCQAACGLTFGVVPFVSRRSLGLISGMTGGGGNVGAMLTQLIFFKGSKYSKETGITLMGIMIICCTIPICFIHFPQWGGMFWGPRKVVTEEDYYMSEWSSKEKEQGLHLSSLKFADNSIRERGNKRAVSEVDVHTSSVTV, from the exons ATGTCATCACAAAAaatggagaattcaagaacggAAACGGAAGATAAGCAATTCGATCTTCCCGTCGATTCAGAGCACAAAGCAACTGAATTCCGACTATTCTCTAAATCTCCGCCTCATATGCGAGCATTCCATCTCTCTTGGGTTTCTTTCTTTGCCTGCTTCGTATCCACCTTCGCCGCTCCGCCTCTTCTTCCAATCATCCGCGATAACCTTAATCTGACTGCTACAGACATCGGAAATGCCGGAATTGCGTCCGTTTCCGGTGCAGTTTTAGCTCGGGTAGCTATGGGGACTGCTTGCGATCTCTTCGGTCCTCGTCTCGCCTCAGCTTCTCTCATTCTCCTTACTGCTCCAGCAGTTTACTTCACTTCCATCGTTTCTTCCCCAATCTCTTTCCTCCTCGTCCGATTCTTCACCGGCTTCTCCTTAGCGACTTTTGTCTCCACGCAATTCTGGATGAGCTCCATGTTTTCCGCTCCGGTGGTCGGCACAGCCAACGGTGTTGCCGGTGGGTGGGGGAATCTCGGGGGCGGAGCAACGCAATTGATTATGCCGCTCGTTTTTAGCCTTATCCGAGATATCGGAGCAGCGAAATTCACAGCTTGGAGAATATCGTTTTTCATTCCGGCATTGTTTCAAACACTTTCTGCTTTTGCTGTGTTGATGTTCGGCAAAGATTTGCCGGACGGGAACTTCGCTCGGTTAGAGAAATCCGGGGATAAGCATAAAGATAAATTTTCAAACATTTTTTACCATGGATTGAAAAATTACAGAGGGTGGATTTTGGCATTAAGTTATGGGTACTGTTTTGGAGTAGAACTTACCATTGATAATATAATTGCTGAGTATTTTTACGACAGGTTTAATCTGAAATTACATACGGCCGGAATAATTGCGGCAAGTTTCGGGTTGGCAAATATCATATCTCGGCCGGGTGGAGGAATTATATCGGATATGGTCGGAAAAAAGTATGGGATGAGAGGTAGACTTTGGGCTTTATGGATAGTTCAGACATTAGGTGGTGTTTTCTGTATAATTCTCGGAAGAATGTCTTCCTTAAGTGGTTCGGTTGTAACCATGATTGTCTTCTCTTTTCTTTGCCAAGCTGCTTGTGGACTCACATTTGGTGTCGTTCCTTTCGTCTCAAGAAG GTCGCTGGGACTAATATCAGGCATGACAGGAGGGGGTGGAAATGTAGGAGCAATGCTTACACAATTGATATTCTTCAAAGGATCAAAATACTCAAAAGAAACAGGGATAACACTTATGGGAATAATGATAATATGTTGCACAATTCCTATATGTTTTATACATTTCCCACAATGGGGTGGAATGTTTTGGGGACCTCGAAAAGTTGTAACCGAAGAAGACTATTACATGTCTGAATGGAGCTCAAAGGAGAAAGAACAAGGTTTACATCTTTCAAGCCTTAAATTTGCTGACAATAGTATAAGAGAAAGAGGTAATAAAAGAGCTGTTTCTGAAGTAGATGTACATACTTCATCGGTTACTGTTTAG